One genomic segment of bacterium includes these proteins:
- a CDS encoding inositol-3-phosphate synthase, whose amino-acid sequence MSSKVRVGIIGVGNCASSFVQGVEYYKNAKDNDFVPGLMHVNLGGYHIRDIEFSCAIDIDANKVGKDLSDAIFTKPNNTFKFSSVPKTGVKVVRGMTHDGLGYYLSKIIKKAPGDAVDVAKVLKETGTDVVVNYLPVGSEEATKWYVEQVLEAGCGFVNCIPVFIAREKYWRARFEKKGLPVIGDDIKSQVGATITHRVLTRLFRERGVKLERTSQLNVGGNTDFLNMLERSRLESKKISKTNTVTSQLDSDLGADNVHIGPSDYVAWLTDRKWAYIRMEGRTFGDVPLNLELKMEVWDSPNSAGVVIDAVRCCKLSLDAKLKSAMEAPSSYFMKSPPVQYFDDDAAPPPSSSSRPIAKASSKSR is encoded by the coding sequence ATGAGCAGTAAAGTACGGGTTGGGATTATCGGCGTCGGCAATTGCGCCTCGTCCTTCGTCCAGGGAGTGGAATACTACAAAAACGCCAAGGACAACGATTTCGTCCCCGGTCTGATGCATGTCAATCTCGGCGGCTATCATATCCGCGATATCGAATTTTCCTGCGCGATTGATATCGACGCCAACAAGGTCGGCAAGGATCTCTCCGATGCCATCTTCACCAAACCGAACAACACCTTCAAGTTTTCCTCCGTTCCCAAGACTGGTGTCAAGGTCGTCCGCGGCATGACCCACGACGGGCTCGGATATTATCTTTCCAAGATCATCAAAAAAGCCCCGGGTGATGCCGTTGATGTCGCCAAGGTGCTCAAAGAAACCGGCACCGATGTCGTGGTGAATTATCTCCCCGTCGGTTCCGAAGAAGCCACCAAGTGGTATGTCGAGCAGGTGCTGGAAGCCGGCTGCGGATTCGTCAATTGCATCCCGGTCTTCATCGCCCGCGAAAAATACTGGCGCGCCCGTTTCGAGAAGAAGGGTCTTCCCGTCATCGGCGACGATATCAAATCACAGGTCGGCGCGACAATCACCCACCGCGTCCTGACCCGCCTCTTCCGCGAACGCGGCGTCAAACTTGAACGCACCAGCCAGCTCAATGTCGGTGGCAATACCGATTTCCTCAACATGCTCGAGCGCAGCCGCCTCGAATCCAAGAAGATCTCCAAAACCAACACCGTCACCTCGCAGCTCGACTCCGATCTGGGCGCCGACAATGTCCATATCGGCCCGTCCGACTACGTCGCCTGGCTGACCGACCGCAAGTGGGCCTATATCCGCATGGAAGGCCGCACTTTCGGCGATGTGCCGTTGAATCTGGAATTGAAGATGGAAGTTTGGGATTCGCCGAATTCCGCCGGTGTGGTGATCGATGCCGTCCGCTGCTGCAAGCTGTCGCTCGATGCCAAGCTCAAATCCGCAATGGAAGCGCCGTCTTCATACTTCATGAAGTCGCCGCCGGTGCAGTACTTCGATGACGATGCCGCACCGCCACCGAGCAGTTCATCGCGACCTATAGCCAAGGCTTCCAGCAAAAGCCGTTAA